A single region of the Ziziphus jujuba cultivar Dongzao chromosome 10, ASM3175591v1 genome encodes:
- the LOC125421053 gene encoding extensin-2-like has product MELERYNQHHHLIVEIINNKSPPPPSPSPPPPYALPYVYQSPPPPSLSPPPPYVYQAPPPPSPSPPPSYVYQSPPPPSPSPPPPYVHQSPLPPSPSPPLPYVYQSPPPPPPPPPPYVYKSPPQPSSSPPPPPYVHQSSPPPSPLPPPPYVYQSPPPPTPSPPSPSPSLPPYIYKSPPLPSPPPPYNYQSSAPPPYIYKSPPPPSPLPPPPYVYKSPPPPYVYNSPPPPSPSPPPPYVYKSPPPSPSSPSPPPPYYYNSPPPPSPSPPPPYYYKSSPPPSPSLPPYYYKSPPPPTMAKFWPLMIYAWAVCFMATNVAATSKPYIYASPPPPPYVYKSPPPPSPHRLPPYIYKSPPPPSPSPPPPPKHYYKSPPPPPKYHYKSPPPPSPSPPPPYIYKSPPPPSPSPPPPYIYKSPPPSPSPPPPYVYKSPPPPSPSPPPPYVYRSPPPPSPSPPPPYVYKSPPPPSPSPPPPYVYKSPPPPSPSPPPPYIYKSPPPPSPSPPPPYVYKSPPPPSPSPPPPYVYKSPPPPSPSPPPPYVYKSPPPPSPSPPPPYVYKSPPPPSPSPPPPYVYISPPPPSPSPPPPYVYKSPPPPSPSPPPPYMYKSPPPPSPSPPPPYVYKSPPPPSPSPPPPYLYKSPPPPPLVY; this is encoded by the exons ATGGAACTCGAGAGATataatcaacatcatcatcTGATTGTGGAGATAATCAACAATAAGTCACCACCACCTCCATCTCCATCCCCACCTCCTCCTTACG CTCTTCCATATGTTTACCAAtccccaccaccaccatctcTGTCACCACCTCCTCCTTATGTTTATCAAGCTCCACCTCCACCATCCCCATCCCCACCTCCGTCCTATGTTTACCAATCTCCACCTCCACCATCTCCATCACCTCCTCCTCCATATGTTCACCAATCTCCACTACCACCATCTCCATCGCCACCTCTTCCTTATGTTTACCaatctccaccaccaccaccaccaccaccaccaccatatgTCTACAAGTCTCCTCCACAACCTTCTTCATCTCCACCACCTCCTCCCTATGTTCACCAATCCTCACCTCCACCATCACCATTGCCACCTCCACCTTATGTTTACCAATCTCCTCCTCCACCAACTCCATCACCACCTTCTCCATCACCTTCTCTCCCTCCTTATATTTATAAGTCACCTCCTCTACCATCACCACCACCTCCTTACAATTATCAATCCTCAGCTCCTCCTCCATATATCTACAAGTCCCCACCTCCTCCATCTCCGTTGCCTCCTCCACCATATGTTTACAAGTCACCACCACCTCCTTACGTCTATAACTCCCCACCTCCACCATCCCCCTCGCCTCCTCCTCCATATGTCTATAAATCACCACCACCATCCCCCTCATCTCCGTCACCCCCACCACCATATTACTACAACTCTCCTCCACCACCATCCCCATCGCCCCCACCTCCATACTACTATAAATCATCACCACCACCTTCACCATCTCTTCCACCTTACTACTACAAGTCTCCTCCACCACCAACT ATGGCCAAGTTTTGGCCTCTTATGATATATGCTTGGGCAGTATGCTTCATGGCAACCAATGTAGCTGCTACTTCCAAACCTTATATTTATGCATCTCCACCTCCTCCACCTTATGTTTACAAGTCTCCTCCACCACCATCTCCGCATCGACTTCCTCCTTACATCTACAAGTCTCCGCCTCCTCCTTCACCTTCCCCTCCACCTCCACCTAAGCATTACTATAAGTCTCCTCCTCCACCTCCTAAGTACCACTACAAATCACCACCTCCTCCATCACCATCACCTCCCCCACCTTATATTTACAAGtccccaccaccaccatctccaTCCCCACCTCCTCCATACATTTACAAATCTCCTCCCCCATCTCCATCACCTCCCCCTCCATATGTCTATAAGTCACCACCTCCACCATCCCCATCACCGCCACCCCCTTACGTCTATAGGTCCCCACCGCCACCATCACCTTCACCACCACCTCCATACGTCTACAAgtctccaccaccaccatcaccatCCCCGCCACCTCCTTATGTGTATAAGTCACCACCtccaccatcaccatcaccacccCCTCCTTACATCTACAAATCCCCCCCACCTCCTTCTCCTTCACCCCCACCTCCCTATGTCTACAAGTCTCCACCACCCCCATCCCCATCACCACCCCCTCCCTATGTCTACAAATCACCTCCACCTCCATCCCCATCACCGCCACCTCCTTATGTATACAAGtccccaccaccaccatctccaTCCCCACCACCTCCATACGTCTACAAATCCCCACCTCCACCATCTCCTTCACCACCACCTCCATATGTCTACATATCCCCACCTCCTCCATctccctcaccacctcctccatATGTTTACAAGTCCCCACCTCCACCATCCCCATCCCCACCACCTCCTTATATGTACAAGTCTCCACCGCCCCCATCTCCATCACCACCACCTCCCTACGTCTACAAGTCTCCGCCTCCACCATCCCCATCGCCTCCTCCTCCATACCTTTACAAATCACCACCTCCACCTCCCCTTGTATACTAA